In Methanooceanicella nereidis, a single window of DNA contains:
- a CDS encoding cation:proton antiporter, translating into MLDNNLLLSIFLILAFAKLLGLLVERFGIPAIVGEIFAGLALGPMALGIIHPSEPLDFLANMGIMFMMFIMGLSTDLENVIKASARTATMITVIGAAIVFVVSAGVTLLVGILLGQDFFYSLAQACLIGIGLTSTSTVIGFKYLSDLGDRFSNVFKTLLAVEVTDGVFSIMLLAIFLSVINMFTISDGKTAISEFLPMLGWSSFKLFLLIVGFIIFVMKFGGKVADILLGVSNRNKEDRAIITLSLIVLFAVAGLSDWLELTSVIGAFLAGAILAGSPYSETVIAPRIKALGYGLFIPIFFAYTGVQMNFGALLGGPNIPIAGGFGIPFYLILFIGLLIGVMGGKYLGVMAGCALSGNFRPFEAKRIGTSLLCIGEDTLVVAQIGTMVYFARDMPLVTPEIFSVLGLLIIVSSLLTPYFINKAYAEKEYRPMSPRNGNGTRSRMRSI; encoded by the coding sequence GTGTTAGATAATAATCTATTACTATCCATATTTCTTATACTCGCATTTGCAAAACTGCTCGGGCTGCTTGTGGAAAGGTTCGGCATTCCGGCCATAGTGGGAGAGATATTCGCAGGACTTGCGCTGGGCCCTATGGCGCTCGGGATAATACACCCGTCTGAGCCGCTCGACTTTTTAGCGAACATGGGCATAATGTTCATGATGTTCATAATGGGTCTTTCCACTGACCTTGAGAACGTTATAAAGGCAAGCGCCCGAACTGCGACAATGATCACAGTCATCGGCGCTGCGATCGTGTTCGTCGTGTCTGCCGGAGTGACTTTGCTTGTGGGCATTTTGCTCGGCCAGGACTTCTTCTACTCGCTGGCACAGGCCTGCCTCATAGGCATAGGCCTCACTTCCACTTCGACTGTCATCGGGTTTAAATATTTAAGCGACCTCGGGGACAGGTTTTCGAACGTGTTCAAGACGCTTCTGGCAGTGGAAGTGACTGACGGCGTATTCTCTATCATGCTTCTGGCGATCTTTTTATCCGTGATCAACATGTTCACGATCTCAGACGGTAAGACGGCCATAAGCGAGTTCTTGCCGATGCTGGGCTGGTCTAGCTTTAAGCTATTCTTACTGATAGTTGGCTTCATTATATTCGTGATGAAATTCGGAGGGAAGGTCGCGGACATTCTGCTGGGAGTATCGAACAGGAACAAGGAAGACAGGGCCATCATCACACTGTCGCTTATTGTCCTGTTCGCGGTGGCCGGGCTAAGCGACTGGCTGGAACTGACCAGTGTAATAGGCGCGTTCCTGGCCGGGGCGATACTTGCGGGATCACCATACAGCGAGACAGTGATAGCCCCAAGGATCAAAGCACTGGGATACGGGCTGTTCATACCGATATTCTTCGCATACACAGGCGTGCAGATGAATTTCGGCGCATTGCTCGGAGGCCCGAACATCCCGATCGCTGGCGGGTTCGGCATACCGTTTTACCTTATACTCTTCATAGGATTGCTCATAGGCGTTATGGGCGGGAAATATCTGGGAGTGATGGCAGGCTGCGCATTGTCAGGGAATTTCAGGCCTTTCGAGGCAAAAAGGATAGGAACATCGCTATTATGCATAGGGGAAGACACCCTGGTAGTGGCACAGATAGGCACGATGGTCTATTTTGCCAGAGATATGCCGCTAGTCACGCCGGAGATATTCTCGGTCCTGGGGCTGCTGATAATAGTATCATCGTTATTGACGCCGTATTTCATAAACAAGGCTTACGCGGAAAAAGAGTACAGGCCGATGTCACCCCGTAACGGGAATGGCACCAGGAGCAGGATGAGGAGCATATAA